The following DNA comes from Glaciihabitans arcticus.
CGCCGTGTTGCGGCCGCCGGTGCTGCTGGCGGGGAACCGCTGCACGGCGATCGCGAGCTCGTTGAACGTATCCCGACTCGTGTAGAACGTGGCGCCCCGGAATCGTCTCTCGATCTCGGCCACCATCCGTTCAGTGTAGGGAGGGCGGTGGACAATGGTCGGATGGCATCTGAATTGGCTGAGAACTGGGCCCGCAGCTACACCTACACGGCGGCGGAGATCGCGCACCCGGGCTCGGTCGAGGAGATCCGGGAGCTCGTGGCATCCACCGAGCGGATTCGCGCCCTCGGCACCCGGCACTCGTTCACCGCCCTACCGGACACGGTGGGTACGCTTGTAGCCCTCGACCGGCTGCCGGCGCGCACCGACCTCGACGAGACCGCCCGCACGGTGACGGTCGCGGGCGGGCTGCGCTACGGCGACGTCGCGACCGCCCTGCAGGCACGTGGCTGGGCGCTGCACAATCTCGCATCGCTTCCCCACATTTCGGTCGCCGGAGCGATCGCGACCGGTACCCACGGTTCGGGCGACGGCAACGGCACGCTGTCGTCAGCGGTTGCCGCACTCGAACTGGTGACGGCCTCGGGTGAACTCGTGACGCTGCGCCGCGGCGACCCGGACTTCGATGGCGCCGTGGTCGCACTGGGTGCGCTCGGCGTTGTGACGGCAGTGACGCTGGATGTGCAGCCGACCTTCGATGTGCGGCAGGACATGTTCGACGACCTGCCGTGGTCCTCGCTGCTGAACAATCTCGACGCGGTGACCGGTAGCGCCTACAGCGTCTCGCTGTTCACGACCTGGGCGGGCGACACGATCCCTGCCGTCTGGTTGAAGAGTCGAATGGATGCTCCGGCTCCCCCGACCGACCTGCTCGGCGCGACCCGGCAGCCAGTGGGGCGCCACATGATCCCCGACCAGCCGGCGAGCAACACAACGGAGCTGGACGGCGTGCCCGGCCCGTGGAGCGACCGGCTCGCCCACTTCAAACTCGGCTTCACCCCGTCGAACGGCGATGAGCTGCAGAGCGAGTATCTGGTTCCGCGCCACAATGCGGTCGAAGCGCTAGTCGCTGTTCGTGAGCTTCGGGATGCCATCACGCCCCTGCTGCACGTCACCGAGGTGCGCACCATGAGCGCTGACACCCTATGGCTGAGCGGCGCGTACGGCACGGACGCAGTGGCGATCCACTTCACCTGGAAGAAACTGCCCACAGAGGTCGCCGCCGTGCTCCCCGCGATCGAGGCGCTGCTGCTGCCGCTCGGCGCCCGCCCGCACTGGGGCAAGCTGTTCGACCGCGTCGAGCGGGCGAACTATCCGCGGCTCGACGACTTCCGCGCCCTGGTGGCGAACTACGACCCTTCAGGCAAGTTCGGGAGCACGTACCTCGACAAGCACCTCGGGCTTTAGCCGGTCACCGTTCCGACGCTGGTTACGGCGATCACCGCAACACCCGCCTCGGCGGAGGCCGCGAGGTCGACCGTTGCGCTGATACCCCAGTCGTGGTCACCGGCCGGATCGTTGAAGGTCTGCCGCACGGTCCAGACGAAGGCTCCCTCGTCGACGGTGAGCATGCTCGAGCTACGGGCATCCGGACCCGTGCCGAGGTGGTCATACTCCCCGAAATACCCGTCGAGCGCGGTCTCCCAATCGACATCGGGGTCGAGCGCGAGCAGCCCCTCGAGGTCGTCCAGCGCCGCGAGCTGCACCCGGCGGAACAGCTCGTTGCGAACCAGAACCCGGAACGCGCGCGGGTTCCCGACCACGGACGGCGGCGGAGGCGGCAGCACGGGCTTCTTGCCGGGTGCCACCGGGTTGATCAGGCTCTCCCACTCGTCGAGCAGGCTCGAGTCGACCTGCCGAACGAGCTCGCCCAGCCACTCGATCAGGTCGAGCAGGTCCTCGGTCTTGGCCTCATCCGGCACGGTTTGCCGCACGGCGCGGTATGCGTCTGACAGGTAGCGCAGCACGAGCCCTTCGCTGCGGGCGATCTTGTAGTACCCGACGAAGTCCGCGAAGGTCATCGCGCGCTCGTAGAGGTCCCGCACCACGGATTTCGGCGACAGCTCGAAGTCCGCGACCCACGGCTGGGTGGCACTGTACTGCTCGAAGGCCGCATCCAGCAGCTCCTTAAGCGGCTTGGGGTGGGTGACCTCTTCGAGTAGTTCCATGCGCTGGTCGTACTCGATGCCCTCGGCCTTCATCGCGGCAACCGCCTCCCCGCGCGCGAGGAACTGCTGCTGCGAGATCACGGGGCGCGGGTCATCCAGAGTCGCTTCGAGAATCGAGATCACGTCGAGCGCGTACGTCGGCGACTCGGGGTCGAGCAGCTCGAACACGGCGAGGGCGAACGGCGAGAGCGGCTGGTTGAGCGCGAAGTTCGGCTGCAGGTCGACGGTGAGCCGGATCTCGATGCGGTCGTCCCAGCTGACGAGGTCGTCGTCGTCCTGGCCAGACAGCGACACCGGTACCACGTGCTGCTCGACGATGCCCGCAGCTCTCAGCGTGCGGTAGATGGACAACGCCTTGCGGGCCATCGCGAGCTGCGATTTCCACGGGTCGTGGCTGCCGAAGATCAGGTCGCGCATGTCGGTGAAGGCGTCGCCACCGCTTGTGGAACGATCACGGCCGATCACGTTGAGCAGCATCGAGTGGCTCACCTGCATGCTCGAGACGAGGGTCTCGGGTTCCGCGTTGATGAGCCGCGTGAAGGAGGGCTCGCCCCACGACACGAACCCCTCGGGCGCCTTTTTGCGCACGACCTTTTTCAGTTTCTTGGGGTCGTCCCCGGCCTTCGCGACGAGGCGTGCGTTCTCGGCCTCGTGCTCGGGCGCCTGGGCGACGACGGTTCCCGCGGTGTCGTAGCCGGCGCGCCCGGCCCGCCCCGCGACCTGGTGGAATTCGCGGGCGGAGAGCTGGCGCATCCTCGTGCCGTCGTATTTGGTGAGGGCCGTCAGCAGCACGGTACGAATCGGCACGTTGATGCCCACGCCGAGGGTGTCGGTGCCGCAGATGACCCGCAGCAGCCCCTGCTGGGCGAGCTGCTCGACGAGACGGCGGTACTTGGGCAGCATGCCGGCGTGGTGCACGCCGATGCCGGCCCGAATGAGTCGGGATAACGTCTGCCCGAACACCGTCGTGAAGCGGAAGGCACCGATCGCCTCGGCGATCTCGTCGCGTTGCTCGCGGGTGATGATCTTCGCACTGGTGAGCGCCTGTGCGCGCTCGAGGGCGGCGAGCTGGGAGAAGTGCACGATGTAGATCGGCGCCTGCTTGGTGGCGAGCAGGTCTTCCACCGTCTCGTGCACGGGGGTGGTGACGTAGCTGTAACTCAGGGGAACCGGGCGCTCGACACCGGTGACGACGGCGGTCTCGCGGCCGGTGCGCGTGCTCAGGTCGTCGGCGATGCGGGTGACGTCACCAAGAGTCGCCGACATCAGGATGAACTGCACGCGCGGCAGGGTGAGCAGCGGCACCTGCCAGGCCCAGCCGCGTTCGGGGTCGGCGTAGAAGTGGAACTCGTCCATCACAACCTGGTCGACGGCGGTGTCCTCGCCGCCGCGCAGGGCGAGGTTGGCGAGGATCTCTGCGGTGCAGCAGATGATCGGCGCGTCGCCGTTCACGCTCGAGTCACCGGTGACCATGCCCACGTTCTCGGCACCGAAGATCTCGACGAGGGCGAAGAACTTCTCGCTCACGAGGGCCTTGATCGGTGCCGTGTAGTAGCTGCGCTTGCCCTGGGCGAGGGCGGCGAAGTGCGCTCCGATCGCGACGAGCGACTTACCTGTGCCGGTCGGTGTGGAGAGGATGAGGTTCGCCCCGCTCACGATCTCGATCAGCGCCTCCTCCTGCGCCGGGTACAGCGCGAGCCCGCGCGAGTCGGACCACTCGGCGAACGCGTCGAACGCGTCATCCGCATTCCAGGGGCTGGGGGCGCGCGACATCAGAGACATGATGCTTCCGATCCTGCCCTACCGGGGCGGGGTGTGCCGACCGCTCCTAGCGCTGCGCCTCCACGATGCGCGGCACGGGGCTCAGCAGCGGCTCGAGCACCACATAGACGCCGAGGGCGATGCCGAGCGTGATGGCGGCCCAGGCCGGGATCGGATGGCTGCCTGCGAAGGGCCAGACGAGCACGACCAACCCGGCGACGGCGGCCACCGCCAGCGCGATCCGGAACACGAGCCCCGCCGCCCACAGCCTGGGCGTCGCACCCTCGGGCTGCCAGGTGATGCGCTCGACGTAGCTGCGCCAGAGCCGCGAGCTGAACCAGGACAGCAGGGCGACCGTACCGATGAGGGTGCCACCGCCCATCAGCAGGTCGTTGGCGAGGAGTGTCTCGAGCAGCTTGCGGCTCAGGTCGAATCCGAACAGGGACTCGAGCGGTCGCACAAGTGGACCGAAGGCCGCGACCAGCCCGCTGAGGATGAGGCGTCCCCCTGCGGCGAATCCGGCGAACAACGGGGGTGCGAGCGCGAGCAGGGCGAGCGTGACGATGGCGGCGCGCTGCAGGCCAGCCGCCTTGACGCTGCGCACGTGGTTCGCCTCGCGCACGACCGCCTGGGCGTGCAAACCCGGTTCCTCGACGAAGGTCGGGCCGGCCTGGCGGTCGAGTCCCATGACGATGCGCGTCACCGGATCGATGACCTGCGCGATGTTGCTCGAGTAGGCGCCGTGGTCGGTGAAGGCGAATCCGGTGTTGTGCACGGGATACTCGCGCGGGCCGATCGCGTCGGACGCCTCGAGCCGGAGCCCGTTCGCGAACCGCCAGCGCTCGTTGCGCGCCGCCTCCCCGTTCGAGATCGGTCCGGAGGGCACGGGATCCCAGATGCCCCACATGTTGAGCCACGCCGTCTCCGGGTGGTGATTGGCCCACGCGCGCACGAGATTGCGCGGATACAGCGATGTCGCATCGAGGTCGTCCTCGTCGGCGATGTAGCCGAGCCAGTTCGACACACCGAGCAGGGTGACCCCGGCCCCCACCGTGACGAGCACGTCGACCTGCACCTCCCGCTCGCCGCTCACCCGGCTGAACAGGGTCTCCGCGCTGATCGCCGCGCCCTCGGAGTGCGCGACCACCACCAGCAGCTTCTCGGTGTCGGCGTCGTCGGGGATAGCATCCAGTCGGGCGCGGGCGCGCTGCACGCCATCCCGAACCACCTCGCGCATCGCGGCCGCACGAACCGGGCGACGCGTCCACACGGCGGCGTCGCCGATGAACTCGACGAGCGTGCGCATCAGCGGATCGAGCCAGGTCTTGAGGCCCGGGATGAGCAGGAGCGGACCGGCCAGCGGGAGCGTGACGACCACGAGCAGCGCGACGGCCACGAGCACCATCCACAGGGCTGCGAGGAGCGGGCCGGCGACGATCCAGAGGAGGGCGGCGAACAGCTTGCGCAACGGGTTCGCACGGTTCCACTCGCGACGGGGCGGGAGCGTCACCACCCGGCCGAAGTAGATACCGAGCCGCAGGATCGCCCGGAAGGCGAAGCCAAGCCCCCAGTCGAAGACCTCCGACCGCCCCATGGCGAGGAACGCATCCGCCCAGCGGGCCTCGGTCACGGTGAGGTCGAGAAGTCGCGGCTCCGAATCGTTGCCCTCGTACTCCGCGTAGGCGCGCACCTGGTTGTCTTCCGGCGACGACGTGACGACCCTCTCGAACAGCAGAGCGGAGTCGTCGGGGTCGTCCGCGCCGGTCGGCACGCGCAGGGGGCGAACTTCGTCGAGGCGGTCGACGCCGACGCGACGGATACCGGTCGGCGCCGTCGGCCTGAGGATCCGCCTCTGCAGCGCCAGCCAGTCGAGGCGCCTGAGCACGGGCTCTGCCCACTCGAGCAGGGTCTGCGAGGTCTTCTGCTGCCCGATGCCGTGCACCACTACCAGTTCCACGTGTCGACGTTTCGGCAGCGCTTCGCTGGACGACAGTTCTGAGTGGGCTATCACCGATACCTCCGTGGGCACAGGCTAGCCCCGCGTCAGGGCGACGCGCTAGACGGTGTGATTCGCGGCGACCCGCGCGTAAACGGTTTCCACGTATGCCCAGAATCCGTTCACGTCGAGGGTGATGGGCACGATCGCATTAGGGGTGGGCGAGTTGAAGTCCACGACGGTCATGCCCTCGGTGAACTCGCCGCGGGTCTCCACCTCGACGCGAGCGGGCCGCGAGGCGAACAGGTCGGGGCGGGTGACGTACGCGACGGCGCACACGTCGTGCACGGCCTGGCCGTTCCAGTCGTCGTCATTCGGGTTCACCCAGTGGGTCGCGAGCGGGATGATCAGCTTCTCCGCAAGCGCGCCGAGCTTTCTGAAGCGCGCGATCACACCCTCGTGGGCCTCCGCCTGCAGGGTGAGGTCGAGTCCGATCATCACTACCTGCCAGTCGGCGTCGAAGACGATCTTCGCGGCCTCCGGGTCGGCGTAGATGTTGAATTCGGCGGCCGGCGTCGCGTTGCCGCGCGTGAAGGAGCCGCCCATGATTGTGAAGCTGGCGACGAGCCGCGCAATCGACGGCTTCTTCTCGAGGGCGAGCGCGATGTTGGTGAGCGGCCCGGTCGCGACCAGATGGATCGCTCCAGGGAACGCCGTGATGGTGTCGACGATGACGTCGACGGCGTGATCCGGGGATGCCGCGAGCACGGCCTCGGGAAGCACGACGGTTCCGATCCCACTCTCGCCGTGAACCTGTGACGCGTCCTTGATCGACCGCACGAGTGGACGGCCCGCTCCCGCAGCAACGGGAACCTTCTCGAAACCGAGGTACTCCCGCAGCTCGAGCGCGTTCTTCGTGGTGTTCTCGATGCCGACGTTGCCGCCGACGGTGGTCACGGCGACGAGGTCGATGTTGGGATCACCGTGCGCGAGCAGCAGCGCGAGCGCGTCGTCGAGGCCGGGGTCACAATCGAGGAGGATCTTTACGGGCATGAGACTACTGTGCCATCTCGCGCTACTTGACAAGCCCGGCTAACGCCATTAGCTTTGTGGCTATGACCATTAGCCAAACACAGTTCCTCGCCCTCCCCGAGGGCCGCATCGCCTTCGACAGCACGGGCTCGGGCCCGCTCGTTGTACTCGTTCCCGGCATGGGCGACCTCCGCTCCAGCTACCGCTTCCTTGTGCCACTGCTCGTCGAGGCTGGCCACCGCGTCGTCACCACCGACCTGCGCGGCCATGGCGACAGTGACGCCACCTTCCGCGCCTACGGCGGGGAGCAGACGGCTGAGGATGTCGCGGCTCTCCTCCGGCACCTCGGCGAGCCCGCCGTTCTCGTGGGCAACTCCTTGGCCGCAGCCTCCGCGGTGCGGATCGCGGCAGACCACCCGGAGCTGGTGCGCGGCATAGCGCTGCTCGGGCCCTTCGTGCGCAACCCCAACGCCGGTGCCGCCATGATGGTCGTCTTCCGCGTAATGATGCTGCCGGCCTGGGTCTCCCTGAGCTGGAAGGCGTACTTCCCCACCCTGTTCGCCGGCACGAAACCCGCCGACCTCAAGGAATACGTCGCGACCGTCGTGGCTGCCCTCCGCCGCCCCGGTCACGCCCGCGCCTTGTCGCTCACCGCCCGCACCAGCCACGAGCACGCCGAACTCGCCCTCCCCCGCGTCACGACGCCCTCCCTCGTGGTCATGGGAGACAAGGATCCCGACTTTCCCGACCCTGTGAAGGAAGCGAACTGGATCGGCACGGAGCTCGGCTCGACCGTCGCGATCGTGCCCGAGGCCGGCCACTACCCGCAGTCGCAGCGGCCGCAACTCGTCGCCGCCGCGCTCATGGACTTCGTGAAGGGACTTCCCGTTGCCTAGGGCCGGGCTCACCGCCGACCGCGTCACGACAGAGGCCGCGGCCCTCGTCGATGAGCAGGGCATCACCGCTCTCACCCTCTCCACACTTGCCGCACGCCTCGACGTGCGCGCGCCCAGCCTCTACAAGCACGTCGCGAGCCTCGACGCCCTGCGCCAGTCGGTCGCCGTACGCGCGAAGACCGAGTTCGGTGACGCCCTCGATGCGGCGGCCGGCGAGAGCACGGGCGATGTCGCCGTGCGCGCCGTCGCCCACGCCTATCGCGAGTGGGCGCGGCGTCATCCCGGGCGGTATTCGTTGACGCTGCGCGCCGCTTACCCGAACGATCCGGATGACGTTGTCGCCAGCACGCACGCCGTTCGGGTCATGCTGCGCGTCGTCCTGCCGTGGCAGCTGAGCGAGACCGAAGGCATCGACTTCGTGCGCAGTCTGCGCTCGCTGCTGCACGGGTTCGTCACGCTCGAGGAGGCCGGGGCATTCGCGCTGCCGATCTCCCTCGACGGCAGCTTCGAGCGCGGGGTCGACCGGCTGATCGGGGCGTACGGTCCGAGCGTTTAGAATTGCGTGTGCCCTCCGAAGACCTGCCCGAGCCCGATCCCGTCACGATCGACCCCGCAGAGCTCGAGGTCACCCTCCGCGTGCTGGCCCAGCTCGCCCACCTCGAAGACGGCGACCCCGACTACGTGACAGTGCGCCAGGCCACCGCCAAGATGTTCAAGGACGTCAAGCGCGTGGGCCGCCTCAAGAAGCGTGCGCGCATCGCCGACGCCGACCGCGCGGTCGTCGCCGCTACAGCGACGGGCGCCCCCGATCGCATCGATGACGAGACCCGGGGCATCCCGATCTCGACCAGCACGACGGCTCCTACCGCCGGCACACTGCTCAAGCCGCGCTCCTGCTACATCTGCAAGCAGCCGTATACGGTCGTCGACGCCTTCTACCACCAGCTCTGCCCGGACTGCGCGGCCATGAGCCACTCGAAGCGCGACGCCCGCACCGACCTGACCGGCAAGCGTGCCCTGCTCACCGGCGGACGCGCCAAGATCGGCATGTACATCGCGCTGCGACTGCTTCGGGATGGCGCGCACACCACCATCACCACGCGTTTTCCGCGCGATGCCGTGCGCCGCTTCACTGCCCTGCCCGACTCGGCCGACTGGATTGATCGCCTCAAGATCGTCGGCATCGACCTGCGCGACCCCGCCCAAGTGATCGGGCTCGCCGACGATGTCGCCGCTGCGGGACCGCTCGACATCCTCATCAACAACGCGGCTCAGACGGTTCGCCGCTCCCCCGGCGCCTACAAGCCGCTCGTGGATGCCGAACTCGCCCCGCTGCCCGACGGGCCGCTTCCCGAGCTGGTCACCTTCGGTCACACCAACGACGCCCACCCGCTCGCGCTCGCGCAGTCGGTGACCTCGCACCCGATTCTCGCCGCCGCAGCCCGTACCGCGGAAGAGCTGACAGCGGAGGCGATGGCCGCGGGATCCTCCTCGCTCGAGCGTCTTGCCGCCGGAACCGCGATCGACGCGGGTGGTCTCGTGCCCGACGAGAACCACATCAACTCGTGGACGCAGAACGTTGAGCAGGTCGAGCCGCTCGAGCTGCTCGAGGTGCAGCTCGCCAACATGACGGCGCCGTTCCTGCTTGTGTCCCGCCTGCGCCCAGCCATGGCCGCCTCGCCCGCGAAGCGCACCTATGTGGTGAACGTGTCGGCCATGGAGGGCGTGTTCGGTCGCGGGTACAAGGGGCCGGGACATCCACACACCAACATGGCGAAGGCGGCGCTCAACATGCTCACCCGCACGAGCGCGCGCGAGATGTTCGAGACCGATGGAATTCTGATGACCGCGGTCGACACCGGCTGGATCACCGACGAGCGCCCGCACTTCACCAAGGTGCGCCTGGCCGAGGAGGGATTCCACGCCCCACTCGACCTCGTCGACGGCGCGGCCCGCGTCTACGACCCGATCGTGCGCGGCGAGGCCGGCGAGGACCTGTTCGGCATCTTCCTCAAGGACTACAAGCCCGGCTCCTGGTAGCGCGCTTTCGGAAACTCAGGGTTCTTGCGCGGCGGAGGACGCCGCAGCTCGCTCGGGAGACCTGTCGCTACAAGACCCCTGAATTCCCAACAGCCCCAGCGGGTTAGCCGAAGCGGCCGTTGACGTAGTCCAGGGTGCGGGAGTCCTGCGGCGAGTCGAACATCACGTCGGTCGGTCCGTGCTCGACGATCTGGCCGGGCGTGCCCGCCTCGGCGAGGAAGAACGCGCACTGGTCGGAGACGCGCTGCGCCTGCTGCATGTTGTGGGTGACGATGACGATGGTGACGTCGGTCGAGAGCTCGGTGATCGTCTGCTCGATGCGTCGCGTCGAGGTCGGGTCGAGGGCGGAGCACGGCTCATCCATCAGCAGGATGCGCGGCTTCACGGCAAGCGAACGGGCGATGCACAGGCGCTGCTGCTGGCCACCAGAGAGGCCGCCGCCGGCCTGGCGGAGGCGATCCTTGACCTCGGTCCAAAGGCCCGCCTTGAGCAGCGACTCCTCGACGAGGTCGGCTTTGTCGGACTTGCTGACCTTGAGACCGGTGAGGGCGAGGCCTGCCACGACGTTGTCGAAGATGCTCATCGCGGGGAACGGGTTCGGCTTCTGGAACACCATCCCGATCTCGCGACGCGCCTGCGTGATGCGACGCGAGGCGTCGTAGATGTCGTGACCGTCGAGCAGCACCTCCCCCGCGAGCGAGGCGGACGGAACCAGCTCGTGCATGCGGTTGAGTGTGCGCAGGAAGGTGCTCTTGCCACAACCGCTCGGCCCGATGAGTGCCGTGACCTTTCCCGCGGGCATCAGCAGCGAGACCCGGTCGAGCACCTTGTGATCGCCGAACCAGGCCGAGATGTTCTGCGCCTGCAGCGAAGCCAGACCCGACACAATACCGGGGTCGCCCGCGGCGAGGAGCGCCGTGTCGAACTCGGTGAGCTCGACTGTGTCGGCGGTCTCGAGCGAGGTGGGTTGCGATTCGATCATGTCGATCTCTTTCTTAGCGGGCATCAGATGACATTCGGGAGAAGAACGGCGACCTGCTGGGCGGAGAAGCTGCCCAGGGCCATGAGCACGGGAACGGCAACGATCCAGGTTTGCCACCTGCCCCAGAATCGGCGCGAAACAGTGAACAGCGCGAGGGTCACGAAGAGAGCGATGAGTCCGATGACGAGCAGCGGCCATCCGCCCGCGTCACCCTCCATCGTCAGCTCGTTGGCGTCGAGTGCCGCGTAGCCGATCACCTTTCCGGGGCTGGGCTGCGCTTCTGAGGTGAGTTTCGCATCCACTCGAATGATTGAATCCGGGATGAACGGCACACCGGACGCGCTCACCAGGGTGAGGCGGCCGCCCCCCGACGTCATCGGCTCGGGCAGCTCGTCGCCCGTGTAGCGCACGCCGGTGACCCGGTAGGTGGCCTCGCCCTGGCCGGTGGTCGCGATGATCTTGTCGCCCGCGCGGAGCACGGAGAGGCTGCGGAACGGTGCGCCGTAGGAGGCCTGGCGTCCGTAGACGACGCTCGCACCGGCCTGACCGGGCAGCGGGGTGTCGCGGCGGTGGGCGGGACCGGAGACGGTGGTGCTCGACGTCGTTCCCTCGAGAACCACCTCGCGCATGCGGATGACCGGGATCTCGAGCAGTGCGACGGGCGTGCCGATCTCGAGGAGTTTGCTGTTCGGGCCGACCTGGCCGACGGGCGCCGTGGCGTTGGCGAGTTCGTAGCGGAACGCGTCGAGGGCCACCTGCTGGTCGCGTGCGTAGCTCAGCTGGGAAACCCCGACGTACTGTACGAAGAAGCCGAACAGGAGTGCGCCGATGACGACCGCCGCGGTGCCGGCGACTCGGAAGCGGGCAGGCTCACCGAGGCGCGGCAGCGAGCGGGAGACGGGGCTCGCGTCGGCGGCGTCGATCGGTGTCATGGTCATGCGGGCGTCCTCGGGATGAAAGTCTGTAACCGCTGAACACCGCCCCGGGTCTCCCCGGGGCGGTGCGCAGGTGTGGTGCGGGTGTTACTTGATCTTGATGCTCAGGCTCTTCGTGCCCGTGTTCCAGCGCGTGTCACCGTTGTAGGTGATGACGAGCTTGTGGGTGCCCTTCTTGAGCTTCGGCAGGATAACCGTCGCCTTGCCGGTCGAGCTCGAGATGGTCTTGCTCACGAGCACCTTCGCACCCTCGCGGATGGTCACGGTGCCGGTCGGAACCGCTCCGGCAACACCGGACACGGTCAGCACGACCTTGCCCTTCTGGCTGGCCTTCACCGAGACGAATTTGGCGGGGGTGATCTTCGGGGTTCCCTTGCCGAGCTCGATCGCCTTGACGGCGCTGACGCTGCCCGAGGTGGTCGATCCGGTGGGCGCCGCGTAGGTCGCGGTCAGCGCGTAGGTGGTCTTCTTCGCGATGAAGGAGAAGAAGGCACCCTGCTCGCCGGCTCCGACGACTGTCGTGCCGAGCACGGTCTCGCCGTCACGGAAGGTGACGGTTCCACCATTGACGTTCACTCCGCCGATCCAGGCGATGACCGGGACGGCTACGCCGACCCGGGTCGCCGACGGTGCGGAGACCGTGACGTCCGAGGGGGAAGCCGTGACGTTGAGCGCGACGTCGGGAGAAACACTGCCCTTGACACCGGCGAGGGTCGGCACGAACTCGGCGTGGAGGCTGAGGCTCGTGATCGCGGTCGGGGTGACGGGGATGGCTACGGTCGTTGCACCGGCGGCGATGGGCGCCTGGGCAACCGTGTTGTCGGCGGCGTCGACGATGAAGACCGTGCCGCCCTTGTTGTGGTTGGACGTTCCGACGGTGGCCGTTGCGGTGACGGTGGATCCGACGGCGACGGTGGAGTCGCTGAACTCGACCGAGACGCTGCTCGGCGAGCCGACGTATGCACGCAGGTTGGAGAAGCCACACGTGGTCTCGGGCGTCGTGCCGGGCAGCAGCTGGAAGCCGTAGGCGCTGATCGTGGACGTAGCCGTGCACACCTCGGAGTTCGCACCGACGAAGGCCTTCGCGATGTCGCTGGAGGCGTCATCGGCGAGCTTCGAGGGAACGATGTTGTAGACGTCGCGGACCATGGCCGTGTAGTTCGGGTTGGTCGAGTAGACGCTTGCAGCCGACGTGACGGCAGGCGTCGCGTTGAGTCCGAGGATCTGCGCGCCGTGACGACGGTCGGAGACACCAGCAACCGAGTTTGCCTGGGCGACCCACTGTGCGATCGAGAACGGCACGATGGCCGCCGCGTCGCCCACGAGGGCGGTTCCATCGTGCTCCTGGACGTCGGCGTTGCCTGTGCCGTACTTGGCCGTGATCGTGCCCGCGGTGATGAGGCCACCGACTGCGGTCTCGTCCAGGCCGAGCTTGCCGATGAAGAACGAGCGCGTGCCCGAACCGCTCTTCGGCAGGACAGCCTTGATCGCGTGGGAGGTGGTACCGGCCGGGGCGTCAGCTGCTGCTGCGCCCACGGAGTTGTACGATTCGTCTGCGTTCAGGAAAGCGAACTTCACCGATCCGCGGTAGATGTTGTACAGCGAGGGAACCGTGGAGCCGGCGGTGGTGTTGTTGCCGAGCACGAACGGAACGACCGAAAGGGGGCTGCCCTCTGCTACCGCAACACTGACAGCGTCACGGGCGAAGGGGATGTAGGCGAGGACGCCTTCACCGGTCTGGTCGCCGGTTGCCGGTCCGCTCGAGCTGCGGGCGAAGTCGACGAGGCCGACCGAGTTGTTCGCGTTCACGGGGGTGGCGACACCGGCGCTGGTGATCGAGACACCGGCGATCTGTCCGATGGCGACGCGAAGCAGGTCGCGGCCGGGTCCGGAAGCCGACGCGCGGGGAACGTCGACGCCGCCCGCGCGGGTCGTGACGAACTGGCTGCCCACTGCATCGTAGGAAGCGATCTTGTTTCCG
Coding sequences within:
- a CDS encoding FAD-binding protein, which produces MASELAENWARSYTYTAAEIAHPGSVEEIRELVASTERIRALGTRHSFTALPDTVGTLVALDRLPARTDLDETARTVTVAGGLRYGDVATALQARGWALHNLASLPHISVAGAIATGTHGSGDGNGTLSSAVAALELVTASGELVTLRRGDPDFDGAVVALGALGVVTAVTLDVQPTFDVRQDMFDDLPWSSLLNNLDAVTGSAYSVSLFTTWAGDTIPAVWLKSRMDAPAPPTDLLGATRQPVGRHMIPDQPASNTTELDGVPGPWSDRLAHFKLGFTPSNGDELQSEYLVPRHNAVEALVAVRELRDAITPLLHVTEVRTMSADTLWLSGAYGTDAVAIHFTWKKLPTEVAAVLPAIEALLLPLGARPHWGKLFDRVERANYPRLDDFRALVANYDPSGKFGSTYLDKHLGL
- a CDS encoding TetR/AcrR family transcriptional regulator; its protein translation is MPRAGLTADRVTTEAAALVDEQGITALTLSTLAARLDVRAPSLYKHVASLDALRQSVAVRAKTEFGDALDAAAGESTGDVAVRAVAHAYREWARRHPGRYSLTLRAAYPNDPDDVVASTHAVRVMLRVVLPWQLSETEGIDFVRSLRSLLHGFVTLEEAGAFALPISLDGSFERGVDRLIGAYGPSV
- a CDS encoding nucleoside hydrolase, whose protein sequence is MPVKILLDCDPGLDDALALLLAHGDPNIDLVAVTTVGGNVGIENTTKNALELREYLGFEKVPVAAGAGRPLVRSIKDASQVHGESGIGTVVLPEAVLAASPDHAVDVIVDTITAFPGAIHLVATGPLTNIALALEKKPSIARLVASFTIMGGSFTRGNATPAAEFNIYADPEAAKIVFDADWQVVMIGLDLTLQAEAHEGVIARFRKLGALAEKLIIPLATHWVNPNDDDWNGQAVHDVCAVAYVTRPDLFASRPARVEVETRGEFTEGMTVVDFNSPTPNAIVPITLDVNGFWAYVETVYARVAANHTV
- a CDS encoding DEAD/DEAH box helicase, coding for MSRAPSPWNADDAFDAFAEWSDSRGLALYPAQEEALIEIVSGANLILSTPTGTGKSLVAIGAHFAALAQGKRSYYTAPIKALVSEKFFALVEIFGAENVGMVTGDSSVNGDAPIICCTAEILANLALRGGEDTAVDQVVMDEFHFYADPERGWAWQVPLLTLPRVQFILMSATLGDVTRIADDLSTRTGRETAVVTGVERPVPLSYSYVTTPVHETVEDLLATKQAPIYIVHFSQLAALERAQALTSAKIITREQRDEIAEAIGAFRFTTVFGQTLSRLIRAGIGVHHAGMLPKYRRLVEQLAQQGLLRVICGTDTLGVGINVPIRTVLLTALTKYDGTRMRQLSAREFHQVAGRAGRAGYDTAGTVVAQAPEHEAENARLVAKAGDDPKKLKKVVRKKAPEGFVSWGEPSFTRLINAEPETLVSSMQVSHSMLLNVIGRDRSTSGGDAFTDMRDLIFGSHDPWKSQLAMARKALSIYRTLRAAGIVEQHVVPVSLSGQDDDDLVSWDDRIEIRLTVDLQPNFALNQPLSPFALAVFELLDPESPTYALDVISILEATLDDPRPVISQQQFLARGEAVAAMKAEGIEYDQRMELLEEVTHPKPLKELLDAAFEQYSATQPWVADFELSPKSVVRDLYERAMTFADFVGYYKIARSEGLVLRYLSDAYRAVRQTVPDEAKTEDLLDLIEWLGELVRQVDSSLLDEWESLINPVAPGKKPVLPPPPPSVVGNPRAFRVLVRNELFRRVQLAALDDLEGLLALDPDVDWETALDGYFGEYDHLGTGPDARSSSMLTVDEGAFVWTVRQTFNDPAGDHDWGISATVDLAASAEAGVAVIAVTSVGTVTG
- a CDS encoding alpha/beta fold hydrolase, with amino-acid sequence MTISQTQFLALPEGRIAFDSTGSGPLVVLVPGMGDLRSSYRFLVPLLVEAGHRVVTTDLRGHGDSDATFRAYGGEQTAEDVAALLRHLGEPAVLVGNSLAAASAVRIAADHPELVRGIALLGPFVRNPNAGAAMMVVFRVMMLPAWVSLSWKAYFPTLFAGTKPADLKEYVATVVAALRRPGHARALSLTARTSHEHAELALPRVTTPSLVVMGDKDPDFPDPVKEANWIGTELGSTVAIVPEAGHYPQSQRPQLVAAALMDFVKGLPVA